A region from the Candidatus Tenderia electrophaga genome encodes:
- a CDS encoding methylamine utilization protein, with product MLSKKTVAVGLVTMLLSATASAADYTVAQNNKTFKKGGEKVENMTIQAGDTVHFKNEDPFFHNIFSLSDLKTFDLGSYPAGESKAVTFDEPGEAEIECAIHPEMYMVIEVQ from the coding sequence ATGTTAAGCAAGAAAACGGTTGCTGTAGGTCTGGTCACCATGTTGTTGTCGGCTACAGCAAGTGCGGCGGATTACACCGTCGCGCAGAACAACAAGACCTTCAAGAAAGGCGGTGAGAAGGTTGAGAATATGACGATTCAGGCGGGGGATACGGTTCATTTCAAGAATGAAGACCCCTTCTTTCACAACATCTTTTCATTGTCTGACCTCAAGACGTTCGACCTGGGCTCCTATCCGGCTGGCGAGTCAAAGGCGGTGACCTTTGACGAGCCCGGCGAAGCCGAGATCGAATGCGCCATTCATCCGGAAATGTATATGGTGATCGAGGTCCAATAA